The following proteins are encoded in a genomic region of Cyclonatronum proteinivorum:
- a CDS encoding DUF5686 and carboxypeptidase-like regulatory domain-containing protein produces the protein MIQPVSEYNLQYHMYHGSSREGGSGNEGPKKALKRGLLILALVFVLIGIERAKAVIFSGTAVLTEQQDTLRVTGLVTDAETGEGLPAVNIQVEGTFRGAITNNEGFFDFPVPKFPATLTFRFIGYETESLTFTAETRDQLVALQPSSIELEALVFTGEDPANHIMERVILRKQLWQNELENWRADAYTRTRLSNNEGIVSISESLTQTWWKRGRGFREFMIDQRQTSNLLADQNFAGTRNLPNFYDDEIEIAGFQVIGVTHPNAFRYYDFRVEGRRYIGNQMVWDIRVIPKTRLQPVFEGTVSVLADEYALLEVNLVPGEMIFFPPPIQEFNLRYQQQFSNYGGPFWLPVDVRINGVVEVGFPGFRFPEIRFDLVSSIREYEVNIAVPDSVFGTQRSLTRLSEPERARLNRSFEHEPEAIPLSEAERLAYETIDSTQTISDAFQPSGFLARIAGEGAVQTGPPTQREFRRSVSYRPQLRFNRAETFYAGLNPRFDITPGLRIEALLGYGTGTETWSWGGSVLYRVPQLERRLGLRLTYDADTRARINPGQYNFTFASLNTLIGNADYFDYYRSERFSLTGIWIPGQRIAGQPLRAEIGFFQESQQSLEQTTSYSFRGGVVQRPNVPIEDGEMRGIEARVRLGAAPASFGVAGGSALTLGLKHANDDWMGGDFGFTRYEAQLDLRIETFLRRRFFTNTLDLRLKAFTHTGDLPVQAFGGLDSRLSVFAPYGGFRTTSNRILEGEHGAALFWEHNFRSAPFELIGARWLARQGLGLLIHGGSGRTWISDDRLETLGFQPFYDNAFRHEAGISLNGIFSLARIDANWRLDRPGFYAGVSIARIF, from the coding sequence ATGATACAGCCTGTCAGCGAGTATAATTTGCAATATCACATGTACCACGGTTCTTCCCGTGAAGGCGGTTCAGGTAATGAGGGCCCGAAAAAAGCACTTAAAAGAGGGCTTTTAATTCTTGCTTTGGTATTCGTGCTCATAGGAATAGAGCGGGCCAAAGCGGTAATATTCAGCGGCACAGCTGTGCTTACGGAACAGCAGGATACCTTACGGGTAACAGGATTGGTAACAGACGCGGAGACCGGTGAAGGCCTTCCCGCTGTAAACATTCAGGTGGAAGGTACCTTTCGCGGAGCCATCACCAATAATGAAGGCTTCTTTGATTTTCCCGTACCTAAATTTCCGGCCACGCTTACCTTCCGCTTCATTGGGTATGAAACGGAATCCCTCACATTTACCGCTGAAACCCGGGATCAGCTTGTGGCACTACAGCCTTCATCCATCGAGTTGGAAGCGCTCGTTTTTACAGGTGAAGATCCCGCCAATCACATCATGGAGCGGGTGATTTTGCGCAAGCAGCTTTGGCAGAACGAGCTGGAGAATTGGCGTGCTGACGCCTATACCCGCACACGGCTCAGCAATAACGAAGGCATTGTAAGTATCAGCGAGAGCCTTACCCAAACATGGTGGAAGCGGGGCAGGGGCTTTCGGGAGTTTATGATTGATCAGCGGCAGACAAGCAACCTCCTCGCTGATCAGAATTTTGCCGGTACGCGCAATTTGCCCAATTTCTATGATGATGAAATCGAAATTGCCGGCTTTCAGGTAATTGGGGTGACCCACCCGAATGCTTTTCGTTACTACGATTTCCGGGTTGAAGGCCGCCGCTATATCGGCAATCAGATGGTGTGGGATATCCGCGTGATACCCAAAACCCGGCTGCAACCGGTATTCGAAGGCACAGTTTCGGTACTTGCTGATGAATATGCTTTGCTCGAAGTGAACCTTGTGCCGGGCGAGATGATCTTTTTCCCGCCCCCTATTCAGGAATTTAACCTGCGCTATCAGCAGCAGTTCAGCAACTACGGCGGCCCTTTCTGGCTGCCGGTTGACGTGCGCATAAATGGTGTTGTGGAGGTGGGCTTTCCCGGCTTTCGTTTTCCGGAAATACGTTTCGATTTGGTGTCTTCTATCCGTGAGTATGAAGTCAATATTGCCGTCCCCGATTCGGTATTTGGTACGCAGCGCAGCCTAACCCGCCTCAGTGAACCGGAACGTGCCCGCCTCAACCGCAGCTTTGAGCACGAGCCTGAAGCCATCCCCCTTTCAGAAGCAGAGCGGCTTGCCTATGAAACCATCGACTCTACCCAAACCATCTCTGACGCGTTTCAGCCAAGCGGCTTTCTCGCCCGGATCGCAGGAGAGGGCGCTGTGCAAACCGGTCCGCCGACGCAGCGGGAGTTCCGCAGATCGGTAAGTTACCGGCCGCAGCTTCGCTTCAACCGTGCTGAAACCTTTTATGCGGGTCTGAACCCGCGTTTCGATATCACGCCCGGGCTTCGTATTGAGGCGCTCCTGGGATACGGTACCGGTACTGAAACCTGGTCCTGGGGCGGATCGGTGCTTTACAGGGTACCGCAGCTTGAACGCCGCCTGGGGTTGCGCTTAACCTATGACGCGGACACACGTGCGCGAATTAATCCCGGGCAATACAATTTCACCTTTGCCAGCCTCAATACCCTCATCGGAAATGCAGATTATTTTGATTATTACCGTAGTGAGCGGTTCAGCCTGACCGGTATCTGGATTCCGGGACAGCGCATTGCCGGGCAGCCCTTGAGGGCAGAGATAGGTTTTTTTCAGGAATCACAACAGTCGCTGGAGCAGACAACAAGCTATTCATTCAGAGGGGGAGTCGTTCAGCGGCCTAATGTTCCTATTGAAGATGGCGAAATGCGGGGTATTGAAGCACGGGTGCGGTTAGGGGCAGCCCCGGCCTCTTTTGGCGTTGCCGGCGGAAGTGCGCTCACACTCGGTTTAAAGCACGCAAATGACGACTGGATGGGTGGTGATTTCGGGTTTACCCGATACGAGGCACAGCTTGATCTGAGAATCGAAACCTTTCTTCGCCGTCGCTTTTTTACGAATACCCTCGATTTGCGTCTCAAAGCGTTCACGCACACGGGTGATCTTCCGGTACAGGCGTTTGGCGGGCTTGACAGTCGTCTGTCTGTTTTTGCACCTTATGGCGGCTTCCGGACGACTTCAAACAGAATACTCGAAGGGGAGCACGGGGCGGCGCTTTTTTGGGAGCACAATTTCCGCAGCGCCCCTTTCGAGCTCATCGGTGCCCGGTGGCTGGCCCGGCAGGGACTTGGCTTACTGATTCACGGTGGCTCAGGACGTACCTGGATCAGCGATGACCGTCTCGAGACCCTTGGGTTTCAGCCCTTTTACGACAACGCCTTCCGCCATGAAGCAGGCATTTCCCTAAACGGGATTTTCAGTCTCGCCCGCATTGACGCAAACTGGCGGCTTGACCGTCCGGGCTTTTATGCCGGTGTAAGTATTGCAAGAATTTTTTAA
- a CDS encoding LPP20 family lipoprotein, translated as MKQLFTIPLTLALSIMLISCASTPRTPQWLTSPGDVYPDQQYLTAIGSGSSLQAAQDNAAGNLARTFRADVQASQTLVDDFLETMQGEDVNLNRITSLISTTQVTSDLEMLNVQMYETHRSPEGTYYVLIGFERLPTSIIYSREITSNDMVIESIVGQAERDNSVIRKMGFYRAALTISRVNENLSQQRDLILARSVPFNTETERRLEIERKLDELADQATVEIHTSDDFPRELDGALRGAFQELGFRTGEGVGSALLNVRADFLMEDTDLGRTDAHFKHWSLTVDIQDTQTRTDFSSFFREGRTGAATEDQASRRTARDARAAVERPFKTFLEAQLRELIRD; from the coding sequence ATGAAACAACTATTTACCATCCCGCTTACCCTGGCGCTCAGCATTATGCTGATTTCCTGTGCTTCCACGCCCCGAACGCCGCAATGGCTTACAAGTCCCGGCGATGTATACCCCGATCAGCAGTACCTGACCGCCATTGGTTCCGGCAGTTCACTGCAGGCTGCGCAGGATAACGCCGCCGGAAATCTCGCCCGTACCTTTCGGGCAGATGTTCAGGCAAGCCAAACCCTGGTTGATGATTTTCTCGAAACCATGCAGGGCGAAGATGTAAATCTGAACCGCATTACCAGCCTCATTTCCACCACGCAGGTTACTTCTGATTTAGAAATGCTCAACGTTCAGATGTATGAAACCCACCGCAGTCCGGAAGGGACCTACTACGTGCTGATCGGCTTTGAGCGCCTGCCGACTTCTATCATTTACTCCAGGGAAATCACCAGCAATGATATGGTGATTGAGTCGATTGTTGGTCAGGCGGAGCGCGATAACAGCGTGATTCGCAAAATGGGGTTTTACCGGGCCGCCCTCACCATCAGCCGCGTGAATGAAAACCTGTCGCAGCAGCGCGATCTGATTCTGGCGCGGTCTGTTCCGTTCAACACAGAAACGGAGCGCCGTTTAGAAATTGAGCGTAAACTGGATGAGCTTGCCGATCAGGCAACCGTGGAGATTCATACATCGGATGATTTCCCTCGTGAGCTCGACGGAGCCCTGCGCGGTGCATTTCAGGAGCTTGGGTTCAGAACGGGAGAAGGTGTCGGAAGTGCTTTGCTGAACGTTCGGGCAGATTTTCTGATGGAAGACACCGATCTCGGCCGTACCGACGCACACTTCAAACACTGGAGCCTGACGGTTGATATTCAGGATACCCAAACGAGAACCGATTTCAGTTCGTTTTTTCGGGAAGGCCGCACGGGTGCCGCAACGGAAGATCAGGCTTCCCGCAGAACAGCCCGCGACGCAAGGGCAGCTGTTGAGCGGCCCTTCAAAACGTTTCTCGAAGCACAGCTCCGTGAACTCATCCGGGACTGA
- a CDS encoding LPP20 family lipoprotein translates to MNKLYIPALFLSLMLIAGACGSSSSSSITNVVVPEWILNTPVDDDYFFGTGNTTSRDMSLAVTKSATEARIEIAQQIEVKMSGMQRRFQEEVGLGENSELLDQFTNAYKAVADETLVGSRIINQEIRQEGSIYRAFVLVEMPVGAASEAMMQRLRENENLYTRFRATEAFRDLERELEEYRDQRNRP, encoded by the coding sequence ATGAATAAGCTTTACATCCCCGCCCTTTTTCTTAGTCTGATGCTGATTGCAGGCGCCTGCGGTTCATCAAGCAGCAGCTCCATCACCAATGTTGTTGTGCCCGAATGGATTCTGAACACCCCGGTCGATGATGATTATTTTTTCGGTACCGGTAATACGACTTCCCGTGACATGAGTCTTGCTGTGACTAAATCCGCAACAGAAGCAAGAATTGAGATTGCACAGCAAATTGAAGTTAAAATGAGTGGTATGCAGCGCCGCTTTCAGGAAGAAGTGGGCCTGGGTGAAAATTCAGAACTGCTCGATCAGTTTACTAACGCCTATAAGGCGGTCGCTGATGAAACCCTGGTAGGTTCACGGATCATCAATCAGGAAATTCGTCAGGAAGGCAGCATTTACCGCGCGTTTGTGCTGGTTGAAATGCCCGTTGGCGCGGCAAGTGAAGCCATGATGCAGCGGCTTCGTGAAAACGAAAACCTCTACACCCGCTTCCGGGCTACCGAAGCCTTCCGCGACCTTGAGCGCGAACTTGAAGAGTACCGCGATCAGAGAAACCGCCCCTAA
- a CDS encoding cytochrome-c peroxidase gives MYYYLSSETKSKPAMLLIVLISLIAVFGLLSCQQGADRTAEAPVTPHPLFEILPDDVEDPEDNIRTPERIDLGHKLFFEPKLSRSGIISCNSCHVVGAAGVDHRARAIGEGAQVGPRNSPTVFNAAFLKAQFWDGRAATLEEQAKGPIQAHVEMDLTPEEAINRLYNTGYMPYFEAAFPDEEEPLTFENLAKAIAAFERTLLTPGSPFDHYLAGNYEILNDQELRGLSLFQDAGCASCHHGPLLGGNLFMEFSHLGGEDVGRGAITGYPGDQFVFRVAPLRNVALTYPYFHDGSVATLEEAVSIMGHAQLNRDLNEQEVDDIVAFLNTLTGEFPMIAHPSLPRNPPAQRR, from the coding sequence ATGTACTATTATTTAAGTTCTGAGACAAAGAGCAAGCCGGCCATGCTGCTTATTGTTCTTATTTCCCTGATTGCGGTTTTCGGATTACTAAGCTGTCAGCAGGGGGCTGACCGCACCGCAGAAGCACCTGTGACGCCACATCCGCTTTTTGAAATTTTACCGGATGATGTTGAAGATCCGGAAGACAATATCCGCACCCCGGAACGTATTGATCTTGGCCACAAGCTCTTTTTTGAGCCCAAACTTTCCCGTTCCGGTATTATCAGCTGTAACTCCTGCCACGTAGTTGGTGCAGCCGGTGTTGATCACCGGGCCCGAGCTATTGGCGAAGGCGCGCAGGTTGGTCCGAGAAACTCGCCAACCGTATTTAATGCTGCTTTCCTGAAAGCGCAGTTTTGGGATGGCCGTGCTGCTACCCTCGAAGAGCAGGCCAAAGGCCCGATTCAGGCACACGTTGAAATGGACCTCACACCAGAAGAAGCCATCAACCGCCTTTACAATACCGGCTACATGCCGTATTTCGAAGCTGCTTTCCCGGATGAAGAAGAGCCGCTTACTTTTGAAAATCTTGCCAAAGCCATTGCAGCCTTTGAGCGAACCCTCCTCACACCGGGCTCACCATTTGACCATTATCTGGCCGGTAATTATGAAATCCTGAATGATCAGGAGCTTCGCGGTCTTTCGCTCTTCCAGGACGCAGGTTGCGCGAGCTGTCACCACGGTCCGCTGCTCGGCGGCAACTTGTTCATGGAATTCTCCCACCTCGGTGGCGAAGATGTCGGCCGCGGTGCCATTACCGGCTACCCCGGCGATCAGTTCGTGTTCCGCGTAGCACCGCTTCGCAATGTTGCCCTTACCTATCCTTACTTCCATGACGGAAGCGTAGCAACCCTCGAAGAAGCCGTTTCCATTATGGGTCACGCACAGTTAAACCGTGACTTGAATGAGCAGGAAGTTGACGATATCGTAGCATTCCTCAACACCTTAACCGGTGAATTCCCGATGATTGCACATCCAAGCCTGCCGCGCAACCCGCCCGCACAGCGAAGATAA